The window TTAAACTGTTTTCAGCAGCTTTTCGGTTGTCGACCCAACCTGGCTCTATGCTATTTTCAAATCCATATCTGGTGTGGCTGGCATCGCCTGTTAAAAGTATTGGACCCTCCTGTGACATCAGCAGATACGACAGATGGCCCTTTGAATGGCCAGGTGTATGGATTCCCAATAGTGACCCATCCCCAAAAAAATCCATTACGTTTTCGAACGGAGGTTTGGTGACCCCTTTTGACCAATCCAATTCGTTTAGTTCTGACGCATTAGTAAAGTGCTTGTGATGATACAGCAACGGAATGTCTAAAACCCTTTCATCTTTTCCCACATATTTCGGAAGTGAGGAATCAAGTTCGGGCAAGCCAGCCGTATGATCTCCATGCAGATGGGTGAAAAATATTCCATTAATCCTTTTTCCTTCACTTCGTAATTGGGAGGCTATATTTTGACCCTTCCTTTGTTTTGATACTAGGATATAGTTACTGGCCAACAAGCCCTTTATATTTCCATTGTCTTGAAATGTACTGTCCAATCCCGTGTCGATGATATACCACCCCTTTTCTTGGTGGTGGAACATGAAGACATAAACATCTA is drawn from Flagellimonas sp. MMG031 and contains these coding sequences:
- a CDS encoding MBL fold metallo-hydrolase: MSKTKKIWVVIFVSLIVIASSATVIFSTSTNANRTTYQLPNTEIDSKPWKEIMNSDALIDQFKILNTGSVKVPLDGMLNTDKLENDHSLKEHSWVDVYVFMFHHQEKGWYIIDTGLDSTFQDNGNIKGLLASNYILVSKQRKGQNIASQLRSEGKRINGIFFTHLHGDHTAGLPELDSSLPKYVGKDERVLDIPLLYHHKHFTNASELNELDWSKGVTKPPFENVMDFFGDGSLLGIHTPGHSKGHLSYLLMSQEGPILLTGDASHTRYGFENSIEPGWVDNRKAAENSLSQLIKFNQMFPNLNIIYGHEQ